A genomic segment from Verrucomicrobiota bacterium encodes:
- a CDS encoding DUF1343 domain-containing protein, whose translation MPKVIPGINVGADTDFAFLNGARVGVLSNQASIDTRGNHLVDLLMKSHCTVKKLFAAEHGFLGTAQDMIPIERETSEATGIEIISLYGDSIESLYPAPEDFQDLDILIVDLPDIGSRYYTFSQTMAYCMRAAGQAGVKVVVLDRPNPIGGLQIEGSTLTKACRSFCGIGPIANRHGMTLGELATMFRTGFGEGEATLEPHLCELEVIRTVGWKRSQYLDKTTIPWVKPSPNMPFLDTAIIYPGACLFEATNLSEGRGTDRPFEWIGAPWIDSNAWIDATKKVGLPTAGVALSVVDFTPKFQKHAGKLCRGIQIQVEDRQTFQPYRFGMALLIAAAQTFPCKFAWRKEPYEFIDKVPAIDLLYGDSTLRMVSEGRSSIDEIVRQLTQFESWYQASRTGYFLY comes from the coding sequence ATGCCAAAAGTAATTCCAGGAATCAATGTCGGGGCAGACACAGATTTCGCTTTTTTAAACGGCGCGAGAGTAGGTGTCCTTTCCAATCAAGCCTCGATAGACACACGAGGGAATCACCTGGTGGACCTTCTGATGAAAAGTCACTGCACAGTGAAGAAATTGTTTGCGGCAGAGCATGGATTCCTGGGCACAGCTCAAGACATGATTCCAATCGAGAGGGAAACAAGTGAGGCAACAGGAATTGAAATCATCAGCCTCTATGGAGACAGCATAGAAAGCCTGTATCCAGCGCCCGAAGACTTTCAGGATTTGGACATTCTCATTGTCGACCTACCCGACATCGGATCCCGATATTACACCTTCTCTCAAACGATGGCGTATTGTATGCGGGCTGCAGGTCAGGCTGGAGTGAAGGTCGTGGTACTGGACAGGCCGAATCCCATCGGTGGTCTTCAGATCGAAGGCTCAACCCTAACCAAAGCCTGTCGATCATTTTGCGGGATAGGTCCCATCGCAAATCGCCATGGAATGACCCTCGGTGAACTGGCAACCATGTTTCGTACCGGTTTCGGAGAAGGTGAAGCAACCCTGGAGCCGCACCTTTGCGAACTTGAGGTTATTCGAACCGTAGGTTGGAAACGATCACAGTATCTGGACAAAACAACGATCCCCTGGGTGAAACCTTCCCCGAATATGCCTTTTCTGGACACTGCGATTATCTATCCCGGAGCTTGTTTATTTGAAGCCACCAACCTTTCAGAAGGCAGAGGAACGGATCGACCTTTTGAGTGGATAGGCGCTCCCTGGATTGATTCCAATGCATGGATTGACGCCACCAAAAAGGTTGGTCTTCCAACAGCAGGAGTCGCCCTCTCGGTCGTGGATTTCACTCCGAAATTTCAAAAGCACGCAGGTAAACTCTGCCGCGGGATTCAGATCCAGGTGGAAGATCGCCAAACCTTCCAGCCTTACCGATTCGGCATGGCTCTGCTGATAGCTGCGGCACAAACTTTTCCCTGTAAGTTCGCATGGCGAAAAGAACCCTATGAATTTATCGATAAGGTTCCGGCAATTGATTTGCTGTATGGGGATTCGACATTGCGCATGGTATCGGAAGGCCGAAGCTCCATCGACGAGATAGTTAGGCAATTGACCCAGTTCGAATCCTGGTATCAAGCCTCCAGAACCGGTTACTTCCTTTACTAG